In Bdellovibrionales bacterium, a genomic segment contains:
- a CDS encoding TrbG/VirB9 family P-type conjugative transfer protein, which produces MLSVFLSIFCMAYEPAKVWADVRVRRVQVQNDQIVQVKTAIGIATIIQVPDRPNSIVVGDQNAFKVEYLDQAITIKPIQGGAKSNLYIYTDFRRFNVQLVSGIQAASDYVVYLENPKEKIKTPQLAWKSAKNFLKNDSLTFETLRTAKTRDGILLVEFKITSQKSETFKADWLWLSQGGVVRPIHNLAFSGQELGPRKSISGVVQILRADVSLSESLRIELRRKKTTYLTLPKAVSW; this is translated from the coding sequence ATGCTCTCAGTATTTCTATCCATCTTTTGCATGGCTTATGAGCCTGCAAAAGTTTGGGCCGACGTTCGTGTTCGGCGCGTTCAAGTTCAGAATGATCAAATTGTTCAAGTCAAAACCGCGATTGGTATTGCAACCATCATCCAAGTGCCAGATCGCCCGAACAGCATTGTGGTCGGCGATCAGAATGCATTCAAAGTTGAGTACCTAGATCAAGCGATAACCATTAAGCCGATCCAAGGCGGCGCAAAAAGTAACTTGTATATTTACACTGATTTTCGGCGCTTCAATGTGCAGCTGGTGAGCGGCATTCAGGCCGCTTCTGACTACGTCGTTTATCTTGAGAATCCTAAAGAGAAAATAAAGACTCCTCAGCTTGCTTGGAAATCTGCAAAGAACTTTTTAAAAAATGATTCGCTTACTTTTGAAACTTTGCGAACAGCCAAGACTCGCGATGGCATCCTGCTTGTAGAATTTAAAATTACCTCCCAAAAGAGTGAAACATTTAAAGCTGATTGGCTTTGGCTCTCGCAAGGTGGAGTGGTGAGGCCAATTCACAACCTTGCGTTCTCCGGGCAAGAGCTAGGACCAAGGAAATCTATCAGCGGAGTCGTGCAGATTCTACGAGCCGATGTTTCTTTATCTGAATCCCTGCGAATTGAGTTGAGGCGTAAGAAGACAACTTACTTAACCTTACCAAAGGCGGTTTCATGGTAG
- a CDS encoding TrbI/VirB10 family protein, which yields MVEKIQITSIDWWKNQLFKEKTFFQNRREINWRSILKCAMVALGIGVVGILLIPAPKDDLGKFHEKSDAVSDSSSFGSGTDPTQEAIRQMSSSGARHSRSQSLDYLYQTGGSSGGASNDDRNSSMILARGGLDSKTQLPPGSRFSVRLFEKAIVANQGMPVIGVVTKDFIHEDTLATPAGSKVFGEASFEDNGDRAKVDWRSIQFPDGRERQLSAIGVSDDGQVGVIGSVKSQAVKNTVGQTLTRFIGAYAEGSMQRGALGSNQGGNDNGWKNAIAGTAKDQAEAFANELKKEKRWIEVSNSTEFFAVLTANFAFRDPGAMNGR from the coding sequence ATGGTAGAGAAAATTCAAATCACATCAATAGATTGGTGGAAGAACCAACTTTTTAAAGAAAAAACATTCTTCCAAAATCGGCGTGAAATTAATTGGAGATCAATTCTGAAGTGCGCAATGGTTGCGCTTGGCATTGGGGTAGTAGGAATTCTGTTAATTCCGGCACCAAAAGATGATCTAGGCAAGTTTCACGAAAAATCTGACGCTGTAAGTGATTCGTCTTCATTTGGTAGTGGCACTGACCCTACTCAGGAAGCCATCAGGCAAATGAGTTCATCTGGTGCAAGGCACTCCAGATCGCAATCACTTGATTACCTCTATCAAACTGGAGGTTCTTCAGGCGGAGCCTCAAATGATGATCGCAATAGCTCGATGATTCTTGCACGTGGTGGCTTAGATTCTAAAACCCAGCTACCACCTGGAAGCAGGTTTTCAGTTCGGCTTTTCGAAAAAGCTATTGTTGCAAACCAAGGCATGCCCGTGATCGGAGTCGTTACTAAAGATTTTATTCATGAAGACACTTTGGCAACTCCTGCGGGTTCAAAAGTATTTGGCGAAGCTTCTTTTGAGGATAATGGTGATCGCGCAAAAGTTGATTGGCGTTCAATCCAATTCCCTGATGGAAGAGAGCGGCAGCTCTCGGCCATCGGCGTGAGCGATGATGGTCAGGTTGGAGTTATTGGTAGTGTAAAATCTCAAGCCGTCAAAAATACTGTAGGCCAAACGCTAACCCGCTTTATTGGAGCTTACGCTGAAGGCTCGATGCAGCGAGGAGCATTGGGTTCAAATCAAGGCGGAAACGATAATGGCTGGAAAAATGCGATTGCAGGAACTGCTAAGGATCAAGCCGAGGCGTTTGCAAACGAATTGAAAAAAGAAAAACGCTGGATCGAGGTTTCAAATAGCACGGAGTTCTTTGCGGTACTGACCGCAAACTTTGCTTTTCGAGATCCCGGAGCCATGAATGGCAGGTAA